A window of the Dyadobacter pollutisoli genome harbors these coding sequences:
- a CDS encoding TolB family protein: MKKFLAIALLLQSCWPIELGKRKDGDFLDEVVRLDEFNSEFDDYNSNLPYNKSGHTFLTFSSKRDRKSVFNLVNFQAQFTYNKRLNLEIYKPNGVQYDRFSDRGALEGMINRANGNFNVFGPKTLLLGDDIQGNISERNFFLFYADDSEGNMQIKYYWNNNKGIEGPYNFDILNSAADDGYPSFSYQGDKIFFSSNRDGNFDIYELSIPRAENEQVTPENLLHPKSYKIRKVEELSSPYDDKCPYFHDGTMVFVSDRPGGIGGQDIYYATYENEKWGVPINAGSRVNTASNEYRPILPKTNNFNYRLMIFSSDRPGGKGGYDLYMTGLTKKW, from the coding sequence ATGAAGAAGTTTTTAGCCATTGCATTATTGCTTCAAAGTTGCTGGCCGATAGAATTGGGCAAAAGAAAGGATGGTGACTTTCTGGATGAAGTGGTTCGTCTGGATGAGTTTAATTCCGAGTTTGACGATTACAATTCCAATCTGCCCTATAATAAATCCGGGCATACGTTTCTGACATTTTCTTCTAAAAGAGATAGGAAAAGCGTTTTTAATCTCGTCAATTTTCAGGCACAATTCACTTATAATAAACGATTGAATTTGGAAATATATAAGCCCAATGGTGTGCAATATGATCGCTTTTCGGATCGTGGCGCGCTGGAAGGCATGATCAACAGGGCAAATGGTAATTTCAATGTATTCGGCCCCAAAACATTGTTGCTGGGCGACGATATCCAGGGTAATATCAGTGAAAGAAATTTTTTCCTCTTCTACGCCGATGACTCCGAAGGCAACATGCAGATTAAGTACTATTGGAATAATAATAAAGGGATTGAGGGACCTTATAATTTTGATATTTTGAATTCGGCTGCGGATGATGGTTATCCGAGCTTTTCCTACCAGGGCGACAAGATTTTTTTCAGTTCAAACCGCGATGGCAATTTCGATATTTACGAGCTAAGCATACCAAGAGCTGAAAATGAGCAGGTCACACCCGAAAACCTCCTTCATCCGAAATCTTACAAAATTCGTAAAGTGGAAGAGCTATCAAGTCCTTACGACGATAAGTGTCCCTATTTTCACGATGGAACGATGGTCTTTGTGTCTGACCGGCCGGGAGGGATAGGAGGCCAGGATATTTATTATGCGACTTATGAAAATGAAAAGTGGGGTGTACCGATCAATGCCGGTAGCAGAGTTAATACCGCGAGTAACGAGTACAGGCCCATTTTACCTAAGACAAATAATTTCAACTATCGCCTCATGATCTTTTCCTCAGACAGGCCTGGCGGCAAAGGCGGATATGATCTTTATATGACCGGGCTGACGAAAAAGTGGTGA
- a CDS encoding chromate resistance protein ChrB domain-containing protein has protein sequence MNWITRERPKIDRLACPWLIKRFIDPEAQIFYVPFDQVKKKALELDATPFDIPDTEFTHYEDRCTFDFFLERYELEDPALKDMAVIIRGADTDDHSVASQSSGLWAISAGLAYNITDDQALLEKGMLIYDALYSWAKHLQHQKHTQNPTEKLLLAVFNTYLDKKNTEKLKTPKWAQELKEIIQDQIDTNLSLSLKEISEGLQIHPSYVSREFSKYFSNLSFGEYIRKLRIEKAIDLLTNPEHTLSEIAYLTGFSDQSHFNRIFKAHTGQNPSDYRKNLPQK, from the coding sequence ATGAACTGGATCACACGCGAACGCCCGAAAATTGACCGCCTCGCTTGCCCCTGGCTGATCAAAAGATTCATTGATCCGGAGGCGCAGATTTTCTACGTGCCATTTGACCAGGTCAAAAAAAAGGCGCTGGAACTTGATGCCACACCGTTCGATATCCCGGACACCGAGTTTACCCACTATGAAGATCGCTGCACATTTGATTTTTTTCTGGAAAGGTATGAGCTCGAAGACCCTGCATTAAAGGATATGGCCGTGATCATTCGGGGCGCGGATACCGACGACCACTCCGTTGCCAGCCAGTCGTCCGGCCTCTGGGCGATCTCGGCCGGGCTTGCTTATAATATTACCGATGACCAGGCGCTGTTAGAAAAAGGAATGCTCATTTACGATGCGCTATACAGTTGGGCTAAACACTTGCAGCACCAAAAGCACACCCAAAACCCAACAGAAAAGCTACTTCTGGCCGTCTTCAATACCTATCTTGACAAAAAGAACACCGAGAAACTTAAAACTCCCAAGTGGGCGCAAGAACTTAAAGAAATCATTCAAGACCAGATAGATACTAATCTAAGTTTAAGTTTGAAGGAAATTTCGGAAGGTTTACAGATCCATCCATCATATGTTTCGCGGGAATTTTCCAAATATTTCAGTAACCTGTCGTTCGGGGAATATATCCGCAAGCTCCGCATTGAAAAAGCCATAGACCTGCTCACAAATCCTGAGCACACATTGTCCGAGATCGCCTACCTGACCGGATTTTCCGATCAGAGCCACTTTAACAGGATCTTCAAAGCGCATACCGGCCAAAATCCGTCGGATTACCGAAAAAATTTGCCCCAAAAGTAA
- a CDS encoding DUF1259 domain-containing protein, whose amino-acid sequence MDTFFSRRSWLRLGGLIGSAQMLGLTPSLATNAPAKTPALTTEEIAAIEAAMGKKGTYNEGQAVHTTPLPRNDLKVTVKGEPVPIPFGFGGWASIKKTLDGKSAVLMSDTVLLEDEVNPLISAAHANGLEIGAIHNHFFYEQPRIFYMHLHGMGTPQELAKKFASTIKDAKISPANQPAPAAPSVATGKELFDIPVLDQIVKYTGVVNGPTYKYTVGRDDLTVIAMGAEMTAAIGLNSWASFAGSKDNAHIAGDIAMMEDEVNTVIKVLRANNLEVVALHNHMFGENPRIIFLHYYGRGAAARLAAGFRAALDVLGKVPKSPHSTH is encoded by the coding sequence ATGGATACATTTTTTTCACGCAGAAGCTGGCTTCGCTTAGGCGGATTAATAGGTTCTGCCCAAATGTTAGGGTTGACACCGTCGCTGGCAACTAACGCCCCGGCAAAGACACCAGCACTCACTACCGAGGAAATTGCTGCAATTGAAGCGGCTATGGGTAAAAAAGGAACCTATAACGAAGGCCAGGCCGTACATACAACCCCGCTTCCAAGAAACGACCTTAAAGTAACCGTCAAAGGAGAACCTGTGCCTATCCCGTTTGGCTTTGGTGGATGGGCCTCAATTAAAAAAACACTCGATGGGAAATCGGCTGTCCTAATGAGTGATACTGTACTCTTGGAAGATGAGGTGAACCCGCTTATCTCGGCGGCACACGCCAACGGGCTTGAAATCGGCGCAATCCACAATCATTTCTTCTATGAGCAGCCACGCATTTTCTACATGCACCTGCATGGCATGGGCACCCCACAGGAGCTGGCCAAAAAGTTTGCCTCCACGATCAAAGATGCGAAGATTTCCCCCGCCAACCAGCCAGCGCCTGCCGCCCCGTCAGTAGCCACGGGAAAGGAACTATTTGACATACCCGTCCTGGATCAGATTGTGAAATATACGGGCGTTGTCAATGGACCAACCTATAAATACACTGTTGGAAGGGATGACCTGACGGTAATAGCGATGGGTGCAGAAATGACTGCTGCCATTGGGTTGAACTCATGGGCGAGTTTCGCAGGCAGTAAAGACAACGCGCATATCGCCGGTGATATAGCAATGATGGAAGATGAAGTCAACACGGTGATTAAAGTGCTCCGCGCCAATAACCTGGAAGTAGTTGCATTGCACAACCATATGTTCGGAGAAAATCCAAGGATCATCTTTCTACACTATTACGGTCGTGGCGCGGCCGCCAGGCTGGCAGCCGGTTTCAGGGCCGCGTTGGATGTGCTTGGAAAAGTACCTAAAAGCCCTCATTCAACTCACTGA
- a CDS encoding chromate transporter — translation METPTQIQTPTYSLASLTKYFLKLGTLGFGGPVALIGYMHRDLVEDKAWISEEEYREGLALAQLAPGPLAAQLGIYLGYVHYGVPGATLTGLAFVLPSFVMVVLLGIACRYHHSRFDLHQKIAGTLHYPLRGDHRLSP, via the coding sequence ATGGAAACTCCAACACAAATCCAAACACCAACATACAGCCTGGCTAGTCTAACCAAGTACTTCCTGAAACTCGGCACCCTGGGTTTTGGCGGCCCGGTGGCACTCATTGGCTATATGCACCGCGACCTCGTCGAAGATAAAGCGTGGATCAGCGAGGAAGAGTACCGCGAAGGCCTCGCGCTGGCACAGCTCGCGCCGGGGCCACTGGCGGCTCAGCTTGGCATTTATTTGGGCTATGTGCATTATGGTGTCCCGGGAGCTACGCTTACTGGATTGGCATTTGTACTTCCATCTTTTGTAATGGTAGTGTTGCTGGGGATAGCTTGCCGCTACCACCATTCTCGCTTTGATTTACATCAAAAAATTGCAGGAACCTTACATTATCCTTTGCGCGGCGATCATCGGCTTTCTCCTTAA
- a CDS encoding DUF2490 domain-containing protein, whose protein sequence is MKKSLLLLFILFSISSFGQKQVNKQSGVWFGYFNQTRITGKWGVWLDLHARRTDFLDRWATQIIRPGITYYANDHLRFTAGYAYARSYPAAGLHTVRPENRLWQQVLWTSRQKRLQTQQWIRIEERFNRKIANDQLQDGHNFNFRFRYLLNLMVPLNRDFIEPNTIFFAFNDEIHINAGKQITYNIFDQNRLFVGLGYQFTKGLNLQVGYMNQFQQLPSGNHFNSNNVLRVFVFHNLDLRTKK, encoded by the coding sequence ATGAAAAAATCTCTTCTTCTACTTTTTATACTTTTCTCCATTTCATCATTCGGACAAAAACAGGTCAACAAACAAAGCGGCGTATGGTTTGGCTATTTTAATCAAACCAGAATTACTGGCAAATGGGGAGTATGGCTTGATCTGCACGCCCGACGCACCGATTTTCTGGACAGATGGGCCACGCAGATCATCAGACCGGGGATTACATACTATGCCAATGACCATTTAAGGTTCACGGCCGGGTACGCATACGCACGTAGCTACCCGGCAGCAGGCCTCCATACAGTCCGCCCGGAAAACAGGCTTTGGCAACAGGTACTCTGGACAAGTCGGCAGAAACGGCTGCAAACCCAGCAGTGGATACGCATTGAAGAGCGCTTTAATCGAAAAATAGCCAATGATCAATTGCAGGATGGCCACAATTTCAATTTCCGTTTTCGCTATTTGTTAAACCTGATGGTTCCTTTGAACCGCGACTTCATTGAGCCCAACACGATATTCTTTGCTTTTAACGACGAAATACATATTAATGCAGGCAAACAGATCACCTATAACATCTTCGATCAGAACCGGTTATTTGTCGGTTTGGGTTATCAGTTTACAAAAGGATTGAATTTACAGGTCGGCTATATGAACCAGTTTCAACAACTTCCTTCCGGCAATCATTTCAATAGTAACAATGTCCTGCGGGTATTTGTGTTTCATAACCTTGACCTTCGCACAAAAAAATAA
- a CDS encoding Na+/H+ antiporter produces the protein MHTQLPFLLAMIVAIVLLNMLANKLKIAYPILLVVAGLLVGFLPGLPMVRIDPDLIFFIFLPPLLFEASWTISFKEMKKWWRIIGSFAFLVVFFTASSVAVVAHHFIPGFTIALGFLLGGIVSPPDAVSTGAITKFVKIPKGTSAILEGESLLNDASSLIIFRFALVAVGTGQFFWQQAAISFLWMVLGGVAIGLLLAWIFVQAHKRLPLDAQSNIALTLIEPYFMYWLAEQFHCSGVLAVVSGGLYLSAKRLVFLNSTSRIQSFSVWESFVFILNGIVFLIIGLELPEIVEGMREKGIPLRTAIGSGVLITGVLIAARVISSYAALLATFIFRPGVMPRARSKKRRWLMPMLLGWTGMRGVVSLAAALAIPITLDNGAAFPQRNLILFITFIVILLTLVVQGLTLPSIISRSGLFEGLMEEEPEELTRRKMKQGLKQHVYQFLKNKYETELNGHAGMEKLLKLWEERAKAADDTWMNEKTKVIFVELLETQRQYLTELNKDPKIDEDIIRQQLYQIDLEEERLRII, from the coding sequence ATGCATACCCAGTTACCTTTCCTGCTAGCAATGATCGTTGCCATCGTGTTGCTGAACATGCTGGCCAACAAACTGAAAATTGCTTATCCTATTTTATTGGTGGTGGCCGGGCTGCTGGTTGGTTTTCTTCCCGGGCTGCCCATGGTACGGATCGACCCCGACCTTATCTTTTTCATTTTCCTGCCACCACTTCTCTTCGAAGCCTCGTGGACGATTTCGTTCAAGGAAATGAAAAAGTGGTGGCGCATCATTGGTAGTTTCGCCTTTCTGGTCGTGTTTTTCACCGCGTCGTCGGTAGCGGTAGTAGCGCACCATTTCATACCGGGATTTACGATTGCTCTTGGTTTTTTGTTGGGAGGGATCGTGTCGCCACCTGATGCTGTAAGTACCGGGGCTATTACCAAATTTGTAAAAATCCCCAAAGGCACTTCCGCTATTCTGGAAGGAGAAAGCCTGCTCAATGATGCCTCTTCCCTGATCATTTTCCGTTTCGCATTGGTTGCGGTCGGTACCGGGCAGTTTTTCTGGCAGCAAGCAGCAATTAGCTTTTTATGGATGGTATTGGGTGGTGTGGCCATTGGTTTGTTGCTGGCCTGGATTTTTGTTCAGGCACACAAACGCCTACCTCTCGATGCGCAGTCAAACATTGCATTGACGCTTATTGAGCCTTATTTTATGTATTGGCTTGCTGAGCAGTTTCATTGTTCGGGCGTCCTGGCAGTAGTAAGTGGCGGGCTGTACTTGTCGGCCAAGCGGCTCGTTTTTCTGAATAGTACCAGCCGCATTCAGAGTTTCAGTGTGTGGGAGAGCTTCGTGTTTATTTTAAATGGCATCGTGTTTCTTATCATCGGTTTGGAGCTTCCCGAAATCGTCGAAGGTATGCGCGAAAAGGGCATTCCGTTACGTACCGCGATCGGCTCCGGCGTATTGATAACGGGGGTTTTAATTGCCGCCCGGGTCATCAGTTCGTATGCGGCGCTGCTTGCAACCTTTATCTTTCGTCCCGGTGTAATGCCCCGTGCCCGATCAAAAAAAAGGCGCTGGCTTATGCCAATGCTGCTCGGCTGGACAGGCATGCGCGGTGTGGTATCGCTGGCGGCGGCCCTGGCCATCCCCATTACCCTGGACAATGGCGCGGCTTTCCCGCAAAGGAACCTAATCCTTTTTATCACTTTCATTGTCATTCTGCTTACCCTCGTGGTACAGGGACTTACGCTTCCTTCGATCATATCGCGGTCGGGATTGTTTGAAGGATTGATGGAAGAAGAACCGGAAGAATTGACCAGAAGAAAAATGAAACAAGGCTTGAAACAGCATGTCTACCAGTTTCTGAAAAATAAATATGAAACCGAGCTGAATGGTCATGCCGGTATGGAAAAGCTCCTGAAACTATGGGAAGAACGGGCAAAAGCGGCCGATGATACCTGGATGAATGAAAAGACAAAGGTGATTTTCGTAGAATTACTGGAAACCCAGCGGCAATATTTGACCGAACTCAACAAAGACCCAAAGATTGACGAAGACATTATCCGTCAGCAGTTGTATCAGATCGATTTGGAAGAAGAAAGGTTAAGGATCATTTGA
- a CDS encoding YHS domain-containing (seleno)protein, with the protein MKNSILLSLIFFFTFTTAFAQKSEIFEKDGMAIKGYDVVAFFTEAKAKKGSENFTYRWKDTNWLFESQDNLDMFKKDPEKYAPQYGGYCAYGTADGHKAPSETDTWTVKDNKLYFNYNKKVQQLWSKDIPGYIEKADKNWIEIKDKP; encoded by the coding sequence ATGAAAAATTCAATTTTGTTATCATTAATCTTCTTTTTCACATTCACCACAGCATTCGCCCAGAAGTCAGAAATATTCGAAAAAGATGGCATGGCGATCAAAGGGTACGATGTCGTCGCATTTTTTACAGAAGCCAAAGCCAAGAAGGGCAGCGAAAACTTCACGTACCGTTGGAAGGATACCAACTGGCTATTTGAGAGCCAGGACAACCTGGATATGTTCAAAAAAGATCCTGAAAAATACGCGCCCCAATACGGTGGCTACTGCGCCTACGGAACCGCCGACGGCCACAAAGCACCCAGCGAAACCGATACCTGGACAGTAAAAGACAATAAGCTCTATTTCAACTACAACAAAAAAGTACAGCAATTATGGAGCAAGGACATACCAGGCTACATTGAGAAAGCTGATAAAAATTGGATAGAAATTAAAGACAAACCGTGA